The Castanea sativa cultivar Marrone di Chiusa Pesio chromosome 11, ASM4071231v1 genome contains a region encoding:
- the LOC142617663 gene encoding delta(8)-fatty-acid desaturase 2: MGSEKKFITVAELREHKKAGDLWISIQGKVYNVSDWVKEHPGGDTPLLNLGGQDVTDAFLAYHPGTAWQYLDKLFTGFYLEDFKASEVSNDYRKLYFEIAKMGLFEKKGHGTLYCLTCVALMLSIVVYGVLKSESVLVHLVCGMLLGMLWIQSAYIGHDSGHYQVMSSPKYNRVVQLISGNCLTGISIAWWKWTHNAHHIACNSLDHDPDLQHIPVFAVSSKLFNSITSCFYGRKLTFDPVARFLVSYQHFTFYPVMMVGRVNLFIQTFLLLFSTRNVPDRVKNILGLLVFWTWFPLLVSCLPNWPERVMFVLASFAVTALQHIQFCLNHFSANVYLGLPNGNDWFEKQTYGTIDISCSSWMDWFFGGLQFQLEHHLFPRLPRCQLRNISPVVRDLCKKHNLPYRSLSFWAANASTIRTLKSAAQEARDLTSPVPKNLVWEAVNTHG, from the coding sequence ATGGGGTCTGAGAAAAAGTTCATTACTGTTGCGGAACTCAGAGAGCACAAAAAGGCAGGGGACCTGTGGATCTCTATCCAGGGGAAAGTTTACAATGTGTCTGATTGGGTTAAGGAGCACCCTGGTGGAGACACTCCTCTTCTCAATTTGGGTGGGCAAGATGTTACTGATGCTTTCTTAGCGTACCATCCTGGTACTGCTTGGCAATATCTTGACAAGCTCTTTACTGGGTTTTACCTCGAAGATTTCAAGGCTTCAGAGGTGTCCAACGACTACAGAAAGCTGTATTTTGAAATCGCCAAAATGGGTTTGTTTGAAAAGAAAGGACATGGGACTCTGTACTGTTTAACATGTGTTGCTTTAATGCTTTCCATTGTTGTTTATGGTGTTTTGAAGAGTGAGAGTGTTTTGGTTCATTTGGTCTGTGGTATGTTGTTGGGTATGCTTTGGATTCAAAGTGCTTATATTGGTCATGATTCTGGGCATTACCAAGTAATGTCAAGTCCCAAATACAACAGAGTTGTGCAACTCATTTCTGGGAATTGCTTAACTGGGATCAGCATTGCTTGGTGGAAATGGACTCATAATGCCCACCACATTGCTTGCAATAGTCTTGATCATGATCCTGATCTACAACACATTCCAGTCTTTGCCGTGTCATCAAAATTGTTTAATTCTATTACATCTTGCTTTTATGGGAGGAAGTTGACGTTTGATCCTGTGGCTAGATTCCTAGTCAGTTACCAGCATTTCACATTTTACCCAGTTATGATGGTTGGAAGGGTCAACTTGTTTATTCAGACATTCTTGTTATTGTTCTCTACGAGGAATGTCCCTGATAGAGTTAAGAACATTTTGGGGCTTCTTGTATTCTGGACTTGGTTTCCTCTCCTTGTTTCATGTCTACCCAATTGGCCAGAGAGGGTGATGTTCGTGTTGGCAAGTTTTGCTGTTACAGCCCTCCAACACATTCAGTTCTGTTTGAATCATTTCTCTGCCAATGTTTATCTTGGACTACCAAATGGGAATGATTGGTTTGAGAAGCAGACATATGGGACTATTGATATTTCTTGCTCGTCCTGGATGGATTGGTTCTTTGGTGGATTGCAATTCCAGCTTGAGCACCATTTGTTCCCCCGATTACCGCGGTGCCAACTAAGGAACATTTCTCCTGTCGTGAGAGATTTATGCAAGAAGCACAACTTGCCTTATAGAAGTTTGTCTTTCTGGGCGGCCAATGCATCCACCATCAGGACCCTCAAGTCTGCGGCGCAGGAGGCTCGTGACTTGACCAGCCCTGTCCCTAAGAACTTGGTGTGGGAGGCTGTTAATACTCATGGCTGA